A section of the Pseudomonas sp. Q1-7 genome encodes:
- a CDS encoding SufE family protein encodes MSLPEKAREALDTFTAAGGWEQRARLLMQWGERLDALSDAERIDDNRVHGCESQVWLVGEWRDAHWHFRAASDARLIRGLLAVLLARVDGLPGEELAAIDLADWFNQLGLGRQLSPSRSNGLNAVLKKMREMAA; translated from the coding sequence ATGAGCCTGCCGGAGAAGGCCCGCGAAGCGCTGGACACCTTTACCGCAGCCGGCGGCTGGGAACAGCGCGCACGCCTGCTGATGCAGTGGGGCGAACGGCTGGACGCCCTGAGCGACGCCGAACGCATCGATGACAACCGCGTTCACGGCTGCGAAAGCCAGGTCTGGCTGGTGGGCGAATGGCGGGACGCGCACTGGCACTTCCGCGCCGCCAGCGACGCCCGGCTGATTCGCGGCCTGCTGGCCGTGCTGCTGGCGCGGGTCGATGGCCTGCCCGGCGAAGAGCTGGCGGCAATCGACCTGGCCGACTGGTTCAATCAACTGGGGCTGGGCCGGCAGCTGTCGCCCTCGCGCAGCAACGGCCTGAATGCCGTACTCAAGAAAATGCGCGAGATGGCCGCGTAG
- a CDS encoding iron-containing alcohol dehydrogenase, translated as MRNFSFYNPTRIHFGEGQISKLARDVPAGSRVLVTHGGGSIFQNGVWQQVEQALADHQLTRFGGIEANPQFDTLVKAAERARAEHCDFIVAVGGGSVIDGSKFVAAAACYEGDPLDLLRGTRITAALPMGCVLTLAATGSESNPHGVVTHVARQEKLPFSSALLYPRFAILDPRTTFSLPPRQIGNGVVDAFVHTIEQYLTYPADAPLQDRYAEGLLLTLIEEGPKALATPEDYAVRANLMWCATQALNGLLGCGVPQDWSTHMIGHELTALYHIDHAQTLAVVLPALLAERRQVKREKLLQYATRVWGLKEGDEEQRIDAAIQATRDFFKRMGVPTRLSEHGLDADVIPQVLAQLARHGMTALSEHRDLDLDASERILLRAL; from the coding sequence ATGCGCAACTTCTCCTTCTATAACCCCACCCGCATCCACTTCGGCGAGGGCCAGATCAGCAAGCTGGCGCGCGACGTACCGGCAGGCAGCCGGGTGCTGGTCACCCACGGCGGCGGCAGCATCTTCCAGAACGGCGTGTGGCAACAGGTGGAACAAGCCCTGGCCGACCACCAATTGACCCGTTTCGGCGGCATCGAGGCCAATCCGCAGTTCGACACCCTGGTCAAGGCCGCCGAGCGGGCGCGGGCCGAGCACTGCGATTTCATCGTCGCCGTCGGCGGCGGTTCGGTGATCGACGGCAGCAAGTTCGTCGCCGCCGCGGCCTGCTACGAGGGCGACCCGCTGGACCTGCTGCGTGGCACCCGCATCACCGCCGCCCTGCCCATGGGTTGCGTGCTGACCCTGGCCGCCACCGGTTCCGAGAGCAATCCCCATGGGGTGGTCACCCATGTCGCCCGCCAGGAAAAACTGCCCTTCTCCAGCGCCCTGCTCTACCCGCGCTTCGCCATCCTCGACCCGCGCACCACCTTCAGCCTGCCGCCCCGGCAGATCGGCAACGGCGTGGTGGACGCCTTCGTCCACACCATCGAGCAGTACCTGACCTACCCGGCCGACGCGCCGCTGCAGGACCGCTACGCCGAGGGCCTGTTGCTGACACTCATAGAGGAAGGCCCGAAGGCCCTGGCCACCCCCGAGGACTACGCGGTACGCGCCAACCTGATGTGGTGTGCCACCCAGGCCCTCAATGGCCTGCTCGGCTGCGGTGTGCCCCAGGACTGGTCGACCCACATGATCGGCCACGAATTGACCGCCCTCTACCACATCGACCACGCCCAGACCCTGGCCGTGGTACTGCCGGCGTTGCTCGCCGAGCGTCGCCAGGTCAAGCGCGAGAAGCTGCTGCAGTACGCTACCCGCGTCTGGGGCCTGAAGGAGGGCGACGAAGAGCAGCGCATCGACGCCGCCATCCAGGCCACCCGCGATTTCTTCAAGCGCATGGGGGTGCCCACCCGGCTGTCCGAGCACGGTCTGGACGCCGATGTGATCCCCCAGGTCCTGGCGCAGCTGGCGCGCCACGGCATGACCGCCTTGAGCGAACACCGCGACCTGGACCTGGACGCGAGCGAGCGAATCCTGCTGCGGGCCCTCTGA
- a CDS encoding aminotransferase class V-fold PLP-dependent enzyme: protein MSLTSSWRSDFPALSALAAEGQTYLDSAATSQKPQAVLDALLGYYASGAANVHRAQHLPAERATRAFEACRTQAAHWLNAASPAEILFTRGTTEAINLLAYGLEHLFQPGDEIVISALEHHANLLPWQQLALRKQLKLVVLPLDRSGLVDLEQARRLIGPRTRLLAVSQLSNVLGRWQPLTDLLPLARTQGALTVIDGAQGAVHGRHDVRALGCDFYTFSSHKLYGPDGVGVLYGRSEALKQLKHWQFGGEMVHSADYQSADFHGAPLGFEAGTPAIASVIGLGAALDYLDHLDAAAVAGHEAALHVKLLAGLGARDGVRLLGEPQLALASFTVEGVHNADLAHLLTEQGIAVRAGHHCAMPLMRSLGVQGAIRVSLGFYNDGDDLERFFCALDKALELLR from the coding sequence ATGTCCCTGACCTCCTCCTGGCGCTCCGACTTCCCCGCCCTTTCGGCCCTGGCGGCCGAGGGGCAGACCTACCTGGACAGCGCCGCCACCTCGCAAAAGCCCCAGGCCGTGCTGGACGCCCTGCTCGGCTACTACGCCAGCGGCGCAGCCAACGTACACCGTGCCCAGCACCTGCCCGCAGAGCGCGCGACCCGTGCCTTCGAAGCCTGCCGGACCCAGGCGGCGCACTGGCTGAATGCCGCGAGCCCGGCGGAAATCCTCTTCACCCGAGGCACCACCGAGGCCATCAACCTGCTGGCCTATGGCCTCGAGCACCTGTTCCAGCCCGGTGACGAAATCGTCATCAGCGCCCTGGAACACCACGCCAACCTGCTGCCCTGGCAGCAACTGGCCCTACGCAAGCAGCTCAAGCTGGTGGTGCTGCCGCTGGACCGGAGCGGCCTGGTCGACCTGGAGCAGGCGCGTCGGCTGATTGGGCCACGTACCCGGCTGCTGGCGGTGAGCCAGCTGTCCAATGTGCTCGGCCGCTGGCAGCCGCTGACCGACTTGCTGCCCCTGGCCCGTACCCAAGGCGCCCTGACGGTGATCGACGGCGCCCAGGGCGCGGTGCATGGCCGCCATGACGTGCGCGCCCTGGGCTGCGACTTCTATACCTTCTCCAGCCACAAACTTTACGGGCCGGATGGCGTCGGTGTGCTCTATGGCCGCAGCGAGGCACTGAAGCAGCTGAAACATTGGCAATTCGGCGGGGAGATGGTCCACAGCGCCGACTACCAGAGCGCTGACTTCCACGGCGCGCCCCTGGGCTTCGAAGCCGGCACCCCGGCCATCGCCTCGGTGATCGGCCTGGGCGCGGCACTGGATTACCTGGACCACCTGGACGCCGCCGCCGTCGCCGGCCACGAGGCCGCCCTGCACGTCAAGCTGCTGGCCGGCCTCGGTGCGCGGGATGGCGTGCGTCTGCTGGGCGAGCCCCAACTGGCCCTGGCCAGCTTCACCGTAGAAGGTGTGCATAACGCCGACCTGGCGCACCTGCTCACCGAGCAGGGCATTGCCGTTCGCGCCGGCCATCATTGCGCCATGCCACTGATGCGGAGCCTCGGCGTACAGGGCGCGATCCGTGTCTCCCTGGGTTTCTACAACGACGGCGACGATCTGGAGCGCTTCTTCTGCGCCCTCGACAAGGCCCTGGAGTTGCTGCGATGA
- a CDS encoding cold-shock protein: MADREIGTVKWFNDAKGYGFIQRESGPDVFVHYRAIRGEGHRSLLEGQKVEFSVIQGQKGLQAEDVAKV, encoded by the coding sequence ATGGCTGATCGTGAGATCGGAACCGTCAAGTGGTTCAATGACGCCAAGGGCTATGGTTTCATTCAGCGCGAAAGCGGTCCTGATGTGTTCGTTCACTACCGTGCTATCCGCGGCGAGGGGCATCGCTCTCTGCTGGAAGGCCAGAAGGTGGAGTTTTCCGTGATCCAGGGTCAGAAAGGCCTGCAGGCGGAAGACGTCGCCAAGGTCTGA
- a CDS encoding DUF4340 domain-containing protein encodes MGRNSLILLALLAAGLGAAYYLQQDASRPASTVSGSSRELLLPDLQGTLSTVTALDVRRPDQPDVRLARKDGVWVLPAKADYPAAGQPVATLLRALAEARKVEAKTANPELHGRVGLADKGGVDEQGTRIKLERGGEPPLELLVGKPAQQGKGQLVRLYGDNQVWLVDQAMPMPVSELAWLDRRVAEIPFASIRQVEVAYPNGSRLTVYRDSASEPNLKLKQLPKGRRLAYEAAANGMATLFAGLEFADNAPLAQVQFKGKPLLEFSLSTFDGGELRGEVHEQGKQPWLVLKGKEKLAEERVPGKLDWAYRLEPFQYQALAKTLEDVLAAK; translated from the coding sequence ATGGGACGTAACAGCCTGATTCTTCTCGCGCTCCTGGCTGCCGGCCTGGGCGCGGCCTACTACCTCCAGCAGGACGCCTCGCGACCGGCGTCCACGGTGTCCGGCAGCAGCCGCGAGCTGCTGCTGCCGGACCTGCAGGGCACGCTGTCGACCGTCACCGCCCTGGACGTGCGGCGTCCGGACCAGCCCGACGTGCGCCTGGCGCGCAAGGACGGCGTCTGGGTGTTGCCGGCCAAGGCCGACTACCCGGCGGCCGGCCAGCCTGTGGCGACGCTGCTGCGGGCGCTGGCCGAAGCGCGCAAGGTAGAAGCCAAGACCGCCAACCCCGAACTGCATGGCCGCGTCGGCCTGGCCGACAAGGGCGGTGTCGATGAGCAGGGCACACGCATCAAGCTGGAGCGCGGCGGCGAGCCCCCTCTGGAGCTGCTGGTGGGCAAGCCGGCGCAGCAGGGCAAGGGACAACTGGTTCGTCTGTATGGCGATAACCAGGTGTGGCTGGTGGACCAGGCCATGCCGATGCCGGTGAGCGAGCTCGCCTGGCTTGACCGGCGGGTGGCGGAAATTCCCTTCGCCAGCATCCGGCAGGTGGAGGTCGCCTACCCGAACGGAAGCCGCCTGACCGTCTACCGGGACTCGGCCTCCGAGCCCAATCTCAAGCTCAAGCAATTGCCCAAGGGGCGTCGCCTGGCCTACGAGGCGGCGGCCAACGGCATGGCGACCCTGTTCGCCGGCCTGGAGTTCGCCGACAACGCCCCCCTGGCGCAGGTGCAGTTCAAAGGCAAGCCGCTGCTGGAGTTCAGCCTGTCGACCTTCGATGGCGGTGAACTGCGGGGCGAGGTCCACGAGCAGGGTAAACAGCCCTGGCTGGTGCTCAAGGGCAAGGAAAAGCTCGCCGAGGAACGCGTGCCGGGCAAGCTTGACTGGGCTTATCGACTGGAGCCTTTCCAATATCAGGCCCTGGCCAAAACTCTCGAAGATGTACTCGCCGCCAAGTAA
- a CDS encoding putative RNA methyltransferase has product MKLICPLCQGPLTASDKGVTCPANHSFDRARQGYFNLLPVQHKKSRDPGDNATMVEARRRFLDGGHYAPLASRLAALAAERDPERWLDIGCGEGYYTGQLAMALPATDGYALDISREAVKRACRRAPQLHWMVASMARVPLADASCDLLASVFSPLDWQEALRLLAPGGGLLRMGPTRDHLLELREKLYDEVRDYDDQKHLAQIPAGMRLAHSETLSYRLNLADAEARADLLAMTPHGWRANAERRAAVVADAFDVTVSIRYDWIEKD; this is encoded by the coding sequence ATGAAGCTCATCTGCCCCCTCTGCCAGGGCCCGCTGACCGCCAGCGACAAGGGTGTCACCTGCCCGGCCAACCACAGCTTCGATCGTGCCCGCCAGGGTTACTTCAACCTGCTGCCGGTGCAGCACAAGAAGAGCCGCGACCCGGGCGACAACGCCACCATGGTCGAAGCCCGCCGGCGATTCCTCGACGGCGGGCATTACGCGCCGCTGGCGTCGCGCCTGGCGGCGCTCGCGGCCGAGCGCGATCCCGAGCGCTGGCTGGATATCGGATGTGGCGAGGGTTACTACACCGGCCAACTGGCCATGGCGCTGCCGGCTACCGATGGCTACGCGCTGGATATCTCCCGCGAGGCGGTGAAGCGCGCCTGCCGCCGCGCCCCGCAACTGCACTGGATGGTGGCGAGCATGGCGCGGGTGCCCCTGGCCGATGCCAGTTGCGACCTGTTGGCCTCCGTCTTCAGCCCGCTGGACTGGCAGGAAGCCCTGCGCCTGTTGGCGCCCGGCGGCGGACTGCTGCGCATGGGGCCGACCCGCGATCACCTGCTGGAGCTGCGTGAAAAGCTCTATGACGAAGTGCGCGACTACGACGACCAGAAGCACCTGGCACAGATTCCGGCAGGCATGCGCCTGGCCCACAGCGAAACCCTGAGCTATCGCCTGAACCTGGCCGACGCCGAAGCGCGCGCCGACCTCCTGGCCATGACGCCCCACGGCTGGCGTGCCAATGCCGAACGCCGTGCTGCCGTGGTGGCCGATGCCTTCGATGTGACGGTGTCCATTCGCTACGATTGGATCGAGAAAGACTAG
- the tcdA gene encoding tRNA cyclic N6-threonylcarbamoyladenosine(37) synthase TcdA: protein MSTDERFGGIARLYGLEGLARLQAAHVAVVGIGGVGSWAAEALARSGVGEISLFDLDDVCITNTNRQVHALEGAVGKAKVEVMAERIRAINPACVVHAVADFVTRETMAEYITPELDAVIDCIDSVGAKAALIAWCKRRKIQIVTTGGAGGQVDPAQIQVADLNKTFNDPLAAKVRSMLRRDYNFSRTPGRTYSVPCVFSTEQLRYPKPDGSVCQQKSFVGEGVKLDCAGGFGAVMMVTATFGMVAAARIVDKLVAGARRPSERKP from the coding sequence ATGAGTACAGACGAACGTTTCGGCGGAATTGCCCGGCTTTATGGCCTGGAAGGGCTGGCGCGCCTGCAGGCGGCCCATGTGGCGGTGGTCGGCATCGGCGGCGTGGGTTCCTGGGCGGCCGAAGCCCTGGCGCGTTCCGGGGTGGGGGAGATTTCCCTGTTCGACCTGGACGATGTCTGCATCACCAACACCAACCGCCAGGTGCACGCACTGGAGGGCGCCGTGGGCAAGGCCAAGGTGGAGGTGATGGCGGAGCGCATCCGCGCCATCAACCCGGCCTGTGTGGTGCATGCGGTGGCGGATTTCGTCACCCGCGAAACCATGGCCGAGTACATCACCCCCGAACTGGACGCGGTGATCGACTGCATCGACAGCGTGGGGGCCAAGGCGGCGCTGATCGCCTGGTGCAAGCGGCGCAAGATCCAGATCGTCACCACCGGTGGTGCGGGCGGCCAGGTGGACCCGGCGCAGATCCAGGTCGCCGACCTGAACAAGACCTTCAACGACCCCCTGGCGGCCAAGGTGCGTTCCATGCTGCGCCGCGACTACAACTTCTCCCGCACGCCCGGCCGCACCTATAGCGTGCCCTGTGTGTTCTCCACCGAGCAGCTGCGCTACCCGAAGCCGGACGGTTCGGTGTGCCAGCAGAAGAGTTTCGTCGGCGAGGGTGTGAAGCTGGACTGCGCCGGCGGCTTCGGCGCGGTGATGATGGTCACGGCCACCTTCGGCATGGTGGCGGCGGCGCGCATCGTGGATAAGTTGGTGGCGGGGGCGAGGCGTCCGTCGGAGCGCAAGCCGTAG
- the dapE gene encoding succinyl-diaminopimelate desuccinylase, with protein MPALSPTLELACELIRRPSITPVDEGCQDLMMRRLEALGFRIERMRIEDVENFWAIRGGEGPVLCFAGHTDVVPTGPVQAWQHQPFDALIDDQGMLCGRGAADMKGSLAAMVVAVERFVAEHPNHQGAIAFLITSDEEGPAHHGTKAVVERLAARGERLDWCIVGEPSSTSLVGDVVKNGRRGSLGGKLTVRGVQGHVAYPHLAKNPIHLAAPALAELAAEHWDDGNAFFPPTSFQVSNLNSGTGATNVIPGELVAVFNFRFSTESTVEGLQRRVETILDKHGLDYHLEWALSGLPFLTQPGELLDAVSASIKAITGRDTTPSTSGGTSDGRFIATLGTQVVELGPVNATIHQVNERVLASDLDLLTDIYQQTLVRLLAQ; from the coding sequence ATGCCTGCCCTGTCCCCCACCCTCGAACTCGCCTGCGAGCTTATCCGCCGTCCCTCGATCACCCCGGTCGACGAAGGCTGCCAGGACCTGATGATGCGCCGCCTGGAGGCCCTGGGCTTCCGCATCGAGCGCATGCGCATCGAGGATGTGGAAAACTTCTGGGCCATCCGTGGCGGTGAGGGCCCGGTGCTCTGCTTTGCCGGCCATACCGATGTGGTGCCCACCGGCCCGGTGCAGGCCTGGCAGCACCAGCCGTTCGATGCCCTGATCGATGACCAGGGGATGCTCTGCGGCCGTGGCGCGGCGGACATGAAGGGCAGCCTGGCGGCCATGGTGGTGGCGGTGGAGCGCTTCGTCGCCGAGCACCCGAATCACCAGGGCGCCATCGCCTTCCTGATCACCAGTGACGAGGAGGGCCCGGCCCACCACGGCACCAAGGCGGTGGTCGAACGCCTGGCCGCGCGCGGTGAACGCCTGGACTGGTGCATCGTCGGCGAACCCTCGAGCACCAGCCTGGTGGGCGACGTGGTGAAGAACGGCCGCCGCGGCTCCCTCGGCGGCAAGCTGACGGTGCGCGGCGTACAGGGCCACGTGGCCTACCCGCACCTGGCGAAGAACCCGATCCACCTGGCGGCGCCGGCCCTGGCGGAACTGGCCGCCGAGCACTGGGATGACGGCAATGCCTTCTTCCCACCGACCAGCTTCCAGGTTTCCAACCTCAACTCCGGCACCGGCGCCACTAACGTGATCCCGGGAGAACTGGTGGCGGTATTCAACTTCCGCTTCTCCACCGAGTCCACGGTGGAAGGGCTGCAACGCCGAGTCGAAACGATCCTCGACAAGCACGGCCTGGACTACCACCTGGAATGGGCGCTGTCCGGCCTGCCCTTCCTCACCCAGCCGGGCGAACTGCTGGACGCGGTCTCCGCCAGCATCAAGGCCATCACCGGCCGCGATACCACCCCGTCCACCAGTGGCGGCACCTCCGACGGCCGTTTCATCGCCACCCTGGGCACCCAGGTGGTCGAACTGGGCCCGGTGAACGCCACCATCCACCAAGTGAATGAACGGGTGCTGGCCAGCGACCTCGACCTGCTGACCGACATTTACCAGCAGACCCTGGTCCGCCTGCTCGCCCAATGA
- a CDS encoding glycosyltransferase produces the protein MPSRKFGLNLVVFVAVAALFTGIWALYNRPVTAPDWPEQISGYSFSPFRADQNPQQNRYPSDAQIRQDLELLSKQTDNIRTYSVDGTLADIPRLAEEFGLRVTLGVWISPDEERNEREIAKAIEIANASRSVVRVVVGNEALFRREISRKDLMAYLDRVRAAVKVPVTTSEQWHIWMKYPELAKHVDLVAAHVLPYWEFVPMEDSTEFVLERAKDLKKAFPKKPLLLSEVGWPSNGRMRGGADASQADQAIYLRTLVNALNAKGYNYFVIEAFDQPWKASDEGSVGAYWGVYNLDRQPKFAFEGPVIAIPQWRILAVASVVMALLALALTLIDGSALRQRGRTFLTFVAFAGGSALVWIAYDYSQQYSTWFSLTVGLLLGIGALGVFIVLLTEAHELAEAVWVRKRRRPFLPVLADAAYRPKVSVHVPCYNEPPEMVKQTLDALANLDYPDYEVLIIDNNTKDPAVWEPVRDYCEQLGPRFRFFHVAPLEGFKGGALNYILPHTAADAEVVAVIDSDYCVDRNWLKHMVPHFADPEIAVVQSPQDYRDGNENAFKRLCYAEYKGFFHIGMVTRNDRNAIIQHGTMTMIRRSVMDELKWADWTICEDAELGLRVFKSGYAAAYAHQSFGRGLMPDTFIDYKKQRFRWAYGAIQIMKGHARSLFLGKDSKLKHGQRYHFIAGWLPWVADGLNIFFTVGALLWSAAMIIVPQRVDPPLLIFAIPPLALFFFKLGKIVFLYRRAVGVNLKDAFCAAVAGLALSHTIAKAVLYGFFTKSIPFFRTPKMRSNHGLLMALAEAREEVFIMLLLWGAAIGIAIVQGMPSPDVKFWVATLLVQSLPYVASLIMALLSSMPKGQEEEQNEVATA, from the coding sequence ATGCCATCGCGTAAATTTGGACTCAATCTGGTGGTCTTCGTGGCGGTCGCCGCGTTGTTCACCGGCATCTGGGCGCTCTACAACCGCCCGGTCACCGCGCCGGACTGGCCGGAACAGATCTCCGGCTACTCCTTCTCCCCCTTCCGCGCGGACCAGAATCCCCAGCAGAACCGTTACCCCAGCGACGCACAGATCCGCCAGGACCTCGAGCTGCTGAGCAAGCAGACCGACAACATCCGCACCTACTCGGTGGACGGCACCCTGGCCGACATTCCGCGCCTGGCCGAAGAGTTCGGCCTGCGCGTGACCCTGGGCGTGTGGATCAGTCCGGACGAAGAACGCAACGAGCGCGAAATCGCCAAGGCCATCGAAATCGCCAACGCCTCGCGTAGCGTGGTGCGCGTGGTGGTGGGCAACGAGGCGCTGTTCCGCCGCGAAATCAGCCGCAAGGACCTGATGGCCTACCTGGATCGCGTGCGCGCCGCCGTGAAGGTACCGGTGACCACCTCCGAGCAGTGGCACATCTGGATGAAGTACCCGGAACTGGCCAAGCACGTCGACCTGGTCGCGGCCCACGTGCTGCCGTACTGGGAATTCGTGCCGATGGAGGACTCCACCGAGTTCGTCCTGGAGCGCGCCAAGGACCTGAAGAAGGCCTTCCCGAAGAAGCCGCTGCTGCTGTCCGAGGTGGGCTGGCCGAGCAACGGCCGCATGCGCGGCGGTGCCGACGCTTCCCAGGCCGACCAGGCCATCTACCTGCGCACCCTGGTCAACGCCCTCAACGCCAAGGGCTACAACTATTTCGTGATCGAAGCCTTCGACCAACCGTGGAAGGCCAGTGACGAAGGCTCGGTCGGCGCCTACTGGGGTGTCTACAACCTCGACCGCCAGCCCAAGTTCGCTTTCGAAGGTCCGGTGATCGCCATTCCGCAGTGGCGCATCCTGGCGGTGGCCTCGGTGGTCATGGCCCTGCTCGCCCTCGCCCTGACGCTGATCGACGGCAGCGCCCTGCGCCAGCGCGGCCGTACCTTCCTGACCTTCGTCGCCTTCGCCGGGGGCTCCGCCCTGGTGTGGATCGCCTACGACTACAGCCAGCAGTACAGCACCTGGTTCAGCCTTACCGTCGGCCTGCTGCTGGGCATCGGTGCCCTCGGCGTGTTCATCGTGCTGCTCACCGAGGCCCACGAACTGGCCGAGGCGGTCTGGGTGCGCAAGCGCCGCCGTCCCTTCCTGCCGGTACTGGCCGATGCGGCCTACCGTCCCAAGGTGTCCGTGCACGTGCCCTGCTACAACGAGCCGCCGGAGATGGTCAAACAGACCCTCGACGCCCTGGCCAACCTCGATTACCCGGACTACGAAGTCCTGATCATCGACAACAACACCAAGGACCCCGCCGTCTGGGAACCGGTGCGCGACTACTGCGAGCAGTTGGGTCCGCGCTTCAGGTTCTTCCACGTCGCCCCGCTGGAAGGCTTCAAGGGCGGCGCGCTGAACTACATCCTGCCCCACACCGCGGCGGACGCCGAAGTGGTGGCGGTGATCGACTCCGACTACTGCGTCGACCGCAACTGGCTCAAGCACATGGTGCCGCACTTCGCCGATCCGGAGATCGCCGTGGTGCAATCGCCGCAGGATTACCGCGACGGCAACGAGAACGCCTTCAAGCGCCTCTGCTACGCGGAGTACAAGGGCTTCTTCCACATTGGCATGGTCACCCGCAACGACCGCAACGCCATCATCCAGCACGGCACCATGACCATGATCCGCCGCAGTGTGATGGACGAGCTGAAGTGGGCCGACTGGACCATCTGCGAGGACGCTGAACTGGGCCTGCGCGTGTTCAAGAGCGGCTACGCCGCCGCCTACGCGCACCAGAGCTTCGGCCGCGGCCTGATGCCGGACACCTTCATCGACTACAAGAAGCAGCGCTTCCGCTGGGCCTACGGCGCCATCCAGATCATGAAGGGCCACGCCCGCAGCCTGTTCCTGGGCAAGGACTCCAAGCTCAAGCACGGCCAGCGCTACCACTTCATCGCCGGCTGGCTGCCCTGGGTCGCCGACGGCCTGAACATCTTCTTCACCGTCGGTGCGCTGCTCTGGTCGGCGGCGATGATCATCGTGCCGCAACGGGTCGACCCGCCGCTGCTGATCTTCGCCATCCCGCCGCTGGCGCTGTTCTTCTTCAAGCTCGGCAAGATCGTGTTCCTCTACCGCCGCGCGGTCGGTGTGAACCTGAAAGACGCCTTCTGTGCGGCGGTGGCGGGGCTCGCGCTCTCGCACACCATCGCCAAGGCGGTGCTCTACGGCTTCTTCACCAAGAGCATCCCCTTCTTCCGCACGCCGAAGATGCGCAGCAACCACGGTCTGTTGATGGCCCTGGCCGAAGCCCGCGAAGAAGTCTTCATCATGCTCCTGCTGTGGGGCGCGGCCATCGGCATCGCCATCGTCCAGGGCATGCCCAGCCCGGATGTGAAATTCTGGGTGGCCACGCTGCTGGTGCAGTCGCTGCCCTATGTGGCATCGCTGATCATGGCCCTGCTCTCCTCCATGCCCAAAGGTCAGGAAGAGGAGCAGAACGAGGTCGCGACCGCCTGA